One window of Bacillus alkalicellulosilyticus genomic DNA carries:
- the ntrB gene encoding nitrate ABC transporter permease: MSKQIEQSVAHGGVGTARTLAIPPVLKNALKKAGFLVGSMALLILLWEIASRISGQALPGPTSTLGILWAMVSNPFYNYGPNDKGIALQFMASLQRVFAGFLLGALVAIPLGIIMGVTPFFKQLFEPIVEVLRPVSPLAWFPIGLAAFQSVGPATIFIIFITSLWPTVVNTAFGVSNIPKDHRNVAAVFKFSKWKYLTKILLPYTLPHILTGLRLSLGIAWMVIVAAEMLSGGTGIGFFVWDSWNALSIERVIAAIVLIGLVGLVLDRGFHYIEKRFSYGR; encoded by the coding sequence ATGAGTAAGCAAATAGAACAAAGTGTAGCACATGGTGGAGTAGGAACCGCGAGGACTCTCGCGATTCCACCAGTCTTAAAAAATGCCCTTAAGAAGGCAGGATTTTTAGTTGGAAGTATGGCTCTTCTCATTTTATTATGGGAAATTGCAAGTCGAATTTCAGGTCAGGCGCTTCCAGGCCCAACAAGCACACTAGGCATTTTGTGGGCAATGGTGTCTAACCCATTTTATAACTATGGACCAAATGATAAAGGAATTGCTCTTCAGTTTATGGCTTCCTTGCAGCGGGTGTTTGCAGGATTTTTACTAGGTGCCCTTGTAGCCATTCCTCTTGGAATCATAATGGGTGTCACTCCATTTTTTAAACAACTATTTGAACCGATTGTTGAAGTACTAAGACCGGTATCGCCGCTAGCATGGTTCCCGATTGGTTTAGCTGCATTTCAATCGGTTGGACCAGCAACGATTTTCATTATTTTTATCACGTCACTTTGGCCAACTGTTGTGAATACCGCATTTGGAGTTTCTAACATTCCAAAAGACCACCGAAACGTGGCAGCCGTTTTTAAATTTTCAAAGTGGAAGTATTTAACGAAAATCTTATTGCCTTATACGCTGCCACATATTTTAACAGGGCTGCGATTAAGTCTCGGAATTGCGTGGATGGTTATTGTTGCTGCTGAAATGCTTTCAGGAGGAACTGGTATTGGATTCTTTGTGTGGGATAGCTGGAATGCATTAAGCATTGAGCGAGTAATTGCTGCGATTGTTCTTATTGGTCTTGTCGGACTTGTATTAGATAGAGGGTTTCACTATATTGAAAAACGATTTTCATATGGGAGGTAA